Below is a genomic region from Isosphaeraceae bacterium EP7.
ACGCTGAAGAGCGCAAGCCGGGCCACCATCGAACGAACTCCAAGCCGGCATCGATCGGTCGGAGGGGCGCCGCCCGTAGTCCGCCGCAAGCCGGTCCATTCGCGGGCACACCGGAGCTGTTGCCGGCTTCCCGGAGAAATCCACGACCGAATGTTCCCGGCCACGCCGGGAGGTCGAGGAACCTCGACGAATCGAGGACGATCGCCGGAACCCCGGGGCCGCGTTCGGCCCTGGGTCCCGGAATCTGCCCGCGTCAGGCGGGGCGCAGGGGGCCCGACTGGCCGGGGGCGAGTCTGCGATATTTGGTCTTGGGCAGGTTGTAGACGCCCTTCTCGGGGGTCCACTTGTCGTCCTCTTGCAGCAGGGCCATCCGCTCGGCCCGCTTCAGGACGTTGCGGGACCTGGCCAGGCCGCCCGCCTTCTTCAAGCTCTTGTCAATCGACATCGACCCCGACTCCCTCGCAAGCGACCCGGACACGGCCCGGCCTCGGTCATCGAAATGCGGGTGGCATCCTCGACCCGGCCGGCCGTCGAAACGAAGCGAACATTGTGTCACCCGCGGCAGATCGATGCAAGCCGAACCCTTGAGCACGTTAAGCCCGATGTGCCGCGGAGGCCGGCCCGTCGACGCACGAAGGCCGCCGGGGAGAGTCCCCGGCGGCCTGCCGCGTTGAGAAGAGTCAACCTGAGCCCGGCGGGCCCTCCACGTCAGTTGGAGAGCGTCGGCGGGATGCCCAGCTTCTCTTCCTCCTCCTCGAGGATCACGATCCGGGGGGTGACCATGAGCATGAGGCTCTCAGTCGTCCGCCCGATCCCGATGTTGCGGAACAGGCGGTTGATCAGCGGGGTCTTGGCCAGCACGGGAACGCCGTACTCCTTGCGTTCCTCACGCATCCGCTTCACACCACCCAGGAGAACCGTACCGCCGTCGGGCACGGTCACCGTGGTGCTGATCTGCGTGATGGTGATCACCGGCAGCTGAATCTGGCCGGTGATCGACCCGCCGCCGCCGGCGAGGCCGAAGCTTGCCACCGCGGCGGGGACCGGGAAGGTCTGGAACTCCGCGAAGGTCTGGAACGTCGGGGACATCGTCAGCCGGACGTAACGGCGGTCGGAGGAGACGACCGGGGTCACGCTCAGGAAGACGCCGTCGAGAAGCGGGGCGGGGGTCGGCAGGAAGGCGACCGAGCCGGCACCCACGACCGGGGTGACCTGGGCGACGTAGTAACGCGTCACGCTGTCGGTGATCGAGGCGAACGCACCGTTGAACGTCGTGATCTTGGGGGCCTGCACGATGTTCGACCGGGTGTCGCCCTGGGCGGCCGTGAGGAAGAGGAAGACCTCAAGGTCGCTGAGGAACGAGATGCCGAAGGTCGCACCGGCGTTGGTCAGGGCGTTGAACGGCGAGATCAGGTTGGCACTCCCCTGGGTGAAGGGGATGGCCAGGTCCGGCGTAATGTTGCCCGGATCGCCCGAGCTTGCCCGGCCGACGACCAACGGGGCGTTGTTGCCGTAAGCGTGGTCTCGCTGGGTGTTGAGGATGTAGGGCTGAACTCCGGTCCCACCGCCGGCTCCGCCCGCGGCCCCGCCGCCCGTGCCGAGCCCGCCGCCGACGCCGCCGACGCCGCCGGCCGCTCCGCCGCCGACTCCGCCGCCCGTGCCGCCGCCACCGACGCCGCCGCCGGTCCCGGCGTTACCGCCGATACCGCCCGTGCCGCCCGTGCCGCCACCGACGCCACCCGTGCCGCCGCCGACGCCGCCCGTGCCACCGCCTGCGGTGAATCCGGAGCCGTTGGGGATGGCGAAGGACGACTTCTTGCCGACGACGTCGGACTGGATGTTGAAGTCGAAGTCGACCCCGATCTCCTCGAAGAAGCTGTCACTGACGGTGATGAACCGGACTTCGATCGACACCTGCAGGTCCTGCAACTTACGGAGCTGGCGGAGCAGGTCTTCGATCTCGCCGTGCACCTCCGCCGTGTGGCGGATGATCAGGCTGATGCTGAGGAAGAAGGGCATGATCGAGCCGACCGGCTCGGGCGTGTCATTCAAGCCGCCCGCACCGCCGAACCCGCCGCCCAGCCCGTAGGCTGCGCTGTTCTCCTTGCCATTCTCGTCGTACACCCTCCAGGTGCCCGGCGCGACTGACGCGACGATCAGCTGGATGAGCGGGGTCATGTCGGCGTTGGGCCGTTCACCGACCACCGGGGTGGTGCTGTTGTCCGCCATGCCGCCGACGGGCATCGCGAAGTTGGGGACCTTCTGACCGTCGCCGCCGACGGCCGCGGCCGCCTGGTCGGGGCTGAGGGGGCCCTTCACCGGCATGACCAGGTCGCCGACATAGTGCGGCTGGGCGTAGGTAGCCTGAGTCATCGACTGAGGGCTGGTGATCATCAGCACGTCGTCGGTGACCTTGTAGGTCAGGCCGAGCGGGCCGAGCAGCAGCTTCAGGGCGCTCTTCAGGCGGATGTTGTTGACCTGAAGGTTGACGGGAGACTCGTTGGTCAGCCCCTCTTCCATCAGGGCCTTGCTGTCGGTGACGATGTTCAGGCCCGTGTACTTGCGGAGGAAGTCCACCGCCTCGCTCAGGGGCTGGTTGGCCATGTTCAGCGAGATCGACTCACCCAGCTTGGACTCGATGTCCAGGGTGCGCTGGTCACGCTTGGGAGCGGTGCGGGCCAGGAATTCGCGGCGACGCTTGGTGAGGTCGCCGAAGTCCTTGGCGAAGGCGAAGCCCTTCATCTGGACTTCGGGGTCCATGATGCTGGCGGCGTCGGCCTCCTGGAAGGCGACCATCGCACCCGCTTCCTTGTCACGCTTGATCTCCTCGTCCCGGGTGTAGCTCCGCTGGACGCGGGCCTTCCAGGCGATGGCGGTCGCGGTGACGTCGGTGGGATCGATTTCCACGGCGCGGCGGGCGAGGGTCTCGGCCTCCGCGTACTTGCCGTCGGCCAGGGCCTTCTGGGCCTTGTCCATCAGGCCCTTCATCTGCTCCTTCTTGGCCTTGTCGGCCTCGAGGATCCGCAGCCGCTTCCGCTCGATCTCGGCGCGGAAGGTCTTATCCTTCATCTTAACGTCGAAGGAGACCTTGTCCTTCTTGGCCAGCTCGATGGCGACCTCGAGCCTGCGGTTCATGGTCTTGGCGACCGAGGCGTCGATGTCGGCGGCCTTGACGGCCTCCCGCATCTCTTCGAGGGCCTTGATGGCCTTCTCGGGGTCGGTCTCGAGCAGGCGACGAGCCTCGGCGACCTTGGTGCCGACCTCGGCGTTCAGCTTCTGGGCGGCCAGGGCGTGGGCGTCGTCGCGGGCCAGGTCGGAGGCGGTTGCCTTGCCGGCGGGCTCGCCGTCCTTGGGCAGGGTGGCCAGCAGCTGCTGGACCTTCTGCGTGGTGGACTCGTCGATGGTGACGCCGCTGTTGGACAGCTCATTCAGGAGGGCACGGGCCCGGGAGGTGTCGCCCTTGCGGACGGCGTCGAGGGCGGCCTCGTACAGGCTGAGGGCACCACCCTGCTCGGAGAGGGCGATCTGGGCGATCAGCTCGTCGGCCGGGCCGTCGACCCCGCCGGCGGCCTTGGCCTGGGCGGCCTTGGCCTTAGCCTCGGCGAAGTTGCCCGCACCCAGCATCATCGTGGACTGTTCCAGCAGGACCTCGCCGGGCGAGGTGCCCGCGGGGGCCGCCGGTGCGGCTTCAGGGGCGTCGGTCGCGGGCGGGGCGACCGCGTCGGGGACGGCCAACGCAGCCGGGGCATCCAGCGGGGCCGGTGCCTCGGGGGTGGTCAGCGTCAGGGGCGCGGCGGCCACGTCCTCGGCGGTGGCCTGAACCTGGCGGACGGCCGGGTCGCTCGGCGTGGCGAACTTCGCCACGACGGCGTCGCGGGAGGCGACCAGTTCCTGAGTCGGGGAGGCACCGCGAGCGCGGGCCATCTCGACGTCGTGCAGCACAGCTTCGGCGCGGTCGGCGTTCAGGGCCGGGGTCACGTCCATCAGCTGGGCCTTGCGGGCCTTCGTCTCGGCGTCGTCGAACTTGCCGGCCGCGACCAGCTCGCGGGACTCCTTCACCAGCATCTCGTAGATGGCCAGGCTCGGCAGGTTCTTGGCCGACGTGTTGCGAGCCAGGTCACGCTTACGCAGGGCACGGGCGGCGGAGGCGACCTTCGCGGGGCTGTCCTCGACCAGGCCGTAGCTCAGGTTCCAGGTGCCAACCTCCAAGGCCAGGGCCTCGGCCTTCTCGTAGTCGTCCTTCGAGAGGAGCGTGCGGGCTTCCTTCAGCTTGGCGCGGGCCGCGACCTTCGCCTGGCGGGCGTCGGTCGGCTTCGCCGAGCCGCTCGCCGTCGGGCTGCCCGTCTTGGGCCTCGCCTTGGCCAGGGCCTCGGCGACCCGCGTCGGGGTGTCTCCGAAGAGGCCCCACTTGACGTTGAGGGCGCGGGCCTCGTTGAGCTTCTGCTCGGCCGCGTCATAATTGCCCGCACCGATCTGCTCGCGGGACGAGCGGAGCAGCCAGTCGGCTTTCTGCTTCGCGTCGGCCGTCGAGGTTCGGGGCTCGGCCGTGACGGTGGCCGCCGGGCTCGAGGGGCTCGGCGTCGTGGTCACCGTCGAGGCGGGAACCACCGCGGAGTCGGTCGGGGCCGGCATCTTGCTGAGGTAGTCGTCGAGGACGACCAGCTCATTGGGGGTTAGCTGATCCCGATAGTCGGAGGCGGCCTTGAAATACTTCGCCGCGAGCGCGGACTGGCCCTTGTTGAAGAGCTGTGCCCCGGCCTCGAGGTACTTTGACGGTGGCACGGGTGCGGCCGGCCGCGTTGCCGGTGTGGCAGCATCGGGGGGCGCGCCATCCGTGGGCGCTCCCCAAGCGCCGAGAATCAAGAGGATTGCAGTCGTTCTGAGACTTCCCAACGCGACCTCCTTCCGCCGCACGCTCAGACGATCGCCGACTTCCGTGGCGACGATCTCTGACGAGTCCAAGCGTGTGACACGTAATGTGCGAACCATTGCTCGGGCCATCGCCCGCAGGGGCGGCGGCTGTCGTACCCGGTTTCACCCGAGGTGCGGATGGGCGTCGGGGGTGATTCAAGGGTGAGGAAACAGGGGACGCGTCCGGGGACGGGGGAAAGTCGGTGCGGACAATTACTCCGATCGCAAGATCCGGTCAACCTGAGTTATCGTCACAACCGGCCACGGACTTTCCCTTTCCTCCCGATTCGATGACCCGATTTCCGGGAAAGTCGACAAACTCGCGCACGTCGCCGTCGAGGCGAAGAGCTATCTTAAAGCGGAATGGATTCGCCAGCCGAAGCGGTCCACCGATCGACCGGGAGCCGGACCCGATGACGACCAACGCCATGCTCAGCCGCCGCGCCGCCCTCATCACAGGTTTCGCCACGCTTGCCTCGCCGTTTTCCAGGCTCGCGCGTGCGGACGCGCCCGACGAGACGGCGAAGCCCTCGACGCTCGACGCGGCCGGGCAACTCGATCAGGTCCGCGAGATCGCCCGCAAGGAGAAGCTGGGCAAGCTCCACCTCGTCAAGAGCACCCTCTTCCAGGTGATCGGCGACGGCGACGCCCAGTTCCTCCGCAACACGGCCATCGACTGCGAGGCGGTGGCGTTCGACTTCGTCGAACATTACCGGGCCAAGGGGTTCCACGTCACACCCCCCAAGCAGCACCTGACCGTCGTCGCAGCCTCCGGCCGGCGATCGTTCGTCGCGTTCCTGGGAGCCAACCCCGGCCCCAGCGTCGGCGGGATCTACGATCGGGCCTCCAACCGGCTCATCGTCTTCGACTTCCGACCGGAAGGAGAGTCGGCCCCGCTCCGGCCCGGTTACGCCAATATGCTGACCCTCGCCCACGAGGCCACCCACCAGCTCACCTACAACACCGGCATCCTCTCGCGCGAGGCCGATAACCCCTACGCGATCGTCGAGGGGATGGCCATGTATGGCGAGGTCCGCAAGTTCAGCGGGAGCACGCCCCCGGGCGGGATCAACAATATGCGGATGGAGGACCTGGTTCGCCAGCGAAGGCTCAAGGGCAACGACTGGATCCCCCTGGACCGGATGCTCCGCAACGACGACGTCCTCCGTGGTGTCGTCGGTACCATCGACCGGCGCCTCCAAGGCTATTCCCAGAGCTGGCTCCTCGTCTATCACCTCATGTCCGACCCCCAATTGCTCCCCCGCTTCCGCGACCTGCTCGAAGCCCTCAAAGGGACCGATCCCAGGGCCAACCCAGATCGCCTGGCGCTCTGCTCCAAGTATCTGGGGCCGATCGACCGGCTCGACGCCGATTTGCAGGAACTGGCGATCCGCTTGCTGAAGCGCAACCCGGGAGCGTGAGTTCCGCCCGGCCGACTAACCACGCTCGCCCTCGAGAATCGTGGCCTTCCCTTTCGAGCGGGAAGTTCCCATGATCCAGCGGTCGCTCGGGAGAGGATCCGGAATTGCCCGGTCCGCTCGCGCCCGCCCCATTCGTTCGCAGGCTCAAGGACGGCAGCCCGTCCCGAGACGTGCTCATGATATCGTTTTATAACCGCATCGCGGGCCGGAGCGTCGAACGCCTGGCCGCGCTCAGCGACAGCATCTTTTCCGTGGCGATGACCCTTCTCGTCCTGGACCTGCACGTCCCCGAGATCGCCAACGTCCATTCCGAGCACGATCTGTGGGTGGCGCTCACCGCACTCACACCCCGCCTGATCATGTTCGCCATGAGCTTCATCACGCTCGGCATCTTCTGGACGAGCCAGCAGACTCAGCTCAATCAGTTCGCCCAGTGCGACCGCCATCTCGCCTGGATCCACATGAGCTACCTCTTCGGCGTCTCGATCATGCCGTTCTCGACCAAGCTCCTGTCCGAGTTTCACGACTACCGGATTGCCCTGGTCCTTTACTGGCTCAACATTCTCTCACTCGGACTTCTGCTGCTCACGAGCTGGGCCTATGCCACCGGGGCCGGCCACCTCAAGCCCGGCATCGACCCTCAAATCCGACCGGCCATCTACAATCGGCTTATCAGCTCGCAACTGCTCTATGCCCTGGGGGCCCTGCTCTGCCTGTTTGACAACGCCTTCAGTATTGGCTTCATCATCCTGATCCAGCTCGCCTATGCCTTCGGCCCGGGACTTCGAGGAATCAGGCTGTTCTCCGAGTCCGCGACCGAACCGACCCCTGCCGGCCGAATCCCGACCGTGGACGAGGCATTCTCGCAAAGCCCGCCGACTCAAGGCCCTCGTTCCTAGGCCCCGAATCAAGGTCCGCGAACCCAGGAGTAGCCCGAGACGGAAGGCCTTCCGGGCTGCACAAATCCTGGAACGACAAAATCGCCCCAATCCCCCCGCTCTTCCCAATTTTACGTGCTAGATTTGGGTGCCAACACCAGGAGTGACACCCATGATCTCGTCCGCACGCACTCAACCGACCGTCATGTCGACTCAGTCGGTCGATGAAGCCTCCGTCCCCGCCGAGCTCATGGCTTTGCGCGAGCGAATTGCCGCGCTTCCCGCAGAATGGACCAGGGATTTGCAGCCCCTCATTGATGAGGTCTGCGACGACGCCCGTTTCCGAGGCCGTGTGCTGGCCGTGGCAAAGGCCGCCCTGGAAAATCTCCACCTCGAACTTTCGGCCGCCAGATTCGATCTGGAAGTCACCCGTCGGGAACGTGATGCCCTGCGACGGGGCGGACGTTGAATTTCGTCGGGCAGTTCGCGACTCCCTCAAGGGCTCATTCCAATCTGCGGGCGGCAGTGCGAATTCGAGGAACAGAACGTTGCTCGGGAAAGGCGGTGTTGCTGATCACGTCAATCATTCACACGGCGATCTCGTCCTGATCGGGCGTGCCGCCTCTGATTTCTCACCCTTGATCTTCCACGTTACCTTGATGTCCCGACCTTAGCCTCCGTGCGACGCCCGGCCCCCGTTGCGGTCAATCTCTCGCTGGCCTTCGGGGTCCATCGCGGCGAACCCTAGGCGATTGTGCTCGGGGGCGCTTCGACTGAGTTCGTGGGCGGCGCGAGCGTTCCTGTGGCCCGGCTCGTTGTCACCTGCCTGTTAACGCTTGGCAGCCTTCCGGTAACGGTGTGTGGCCGACTCGTGGTGGGGCGTGGCGTCGTGGTGCGAAGCCTCGCCTCCTTTTCGTCCGATCTCCGCCATGTGCCGACGGTCCCGGCTCACGACCTCGCCGCCGCGGCGACCGGCCTCGGACGCTTCCTGCGAGTCGAACTCGTGTGCCCCCCCATTGCGGTGCGAGGCGCGGCCGCCCTCCCTGGCAATCTCACGCTGCTGTTCGGGATCCATCGCGGCAAAACCGCGTTTGCTCTTCTCAGCCATGGGACCGAACTCCCTTCATTGCGCCCCCCAAGCCGAGTCTAAACGCTCGGCCAAGGCGCGACGTCCTCCACCGCTCGGACCCACTGAGGGATGAGGGACGACATTCCTGAAAATCCGCGATTCGCGATCGAACCGGCGCGTCTGATCGAGGCGAAAGCACGCCTCTTCCTGCCCATTTCATGGGAGGCAACGACCAACTTCAGGTTGGGGAGGAACGAGCTCGCTACTCGTCGGCGTAAACGACCGCAAAGTCCATACCATTCCAGCACGGTTTAGATTGGTCACCTGTCTTTGCATCAGAATGCAAGATTTCATCAGCCCCCACAAGGAGCGATGTCGCCGAGAGACGAAACAACCTGCGACGAGCCCCGGCGCGTCAAGCGACCCCGGGACGATGCAGTCGGACTACGGCTGCGGCACAGGCAAGCGTCACTCCCCCGTTCTCCGCATCAACCGAGTAAGGCCCGCCTCAGGAGCCCAGTCGCCGCGTCCTCACGACCGCACAGGGCCGTCTCGGAACTCGGCGGTCAGCGTCGACGGGTCGTCTTGGGTAACGCGAGCCAGGCCGTCACGACCCGGCCGACTTCTTCCAGGCTCTCGGCCGAGCACTTGTCAGGCGTGTCCTTGGCCGTGTGCCAGTGCGGGTAGTCGAAGTCGATGATGTCGATGGCCGGGATCCCGGCATTATTCAGGGGGAGATGGTCGTCCATCACGGCCTGCCCAACCCTGGTCTTGAACGACTTCGCACGGAGGCGAGTCGCGACCGACCAGACGCTCCGGACGAGGTTGGGGGCGAACTCCAGGCTGTAAGGCTCCTGGTTGATGAGCAGGTCCTTGTCGCCGATCATGTCGAGCACCAGCGCCGCGACATAATGGGGCTGCCCGGCCTTGGTCCGGTCGACCTCGGCATACTTCTTGGCGAACTCTTTCGAGCCCAGGAAGTAATCGCCTTCCTGGTCATAGACGAGCTCTTCGCCGTCGAAGAGGACGAGGTCAACACCCCAGGGTGTGTCCATCGTCTTGAGGTGCTCGGCGATCTCCATGAGCAGGGCAACGCCCGAGGCCCCGTCATTGGCGCCCAGGAACGGTCCTTTGCGCTTGACCGGATCCTGGTCCATGTCGGGATGAGGTCGGGTGTCGTAGTGCACGCCGAGCAGCACCCGCTCGGTCCGCTCGGGGAACCACGAGCCGATCAGGTTCGCCATGCGGACGTCCTTGCCGCTCAACGGATCCTTCGCCGTGAACGGCTGCTCGCGCACGGCCCCACCGAGCTTGGTGAAATGGGCCGCGACCAGCGCACGCTGGGCCGTGTTGGCCGCGGTCCCGGCGATCCTGGGCCCCATCGCGCAGATGTCGACGAGATGCTTGTAGGCCCGCTTGCCGTCGATGGGGGCGGGTGCCATCATCGCGACGGATTCCGGATCAAACATGATCGAACTCGATTCGACGGCCGTGGGCCGCAGCGACAGGGAGAGCAAGCCGAGCAGGCCCACGGCCAGGCTCAGTGCGGCCAGGCGAGACCAGGTAAGTACGCGGCTCTGTCCCATGTCGTCCCATCCCCGCTCATGATCGCTATTTGACCTTCCCGGATCCCGATGATAGCCGGTTCAGGCCCCCGGCGTCACGCCCGACCACGACCTCAGCAGCCCGGCCAGCCGTTCCATGGGCAAACCGACAACGTTCGACCAGCTCCCCCGAACGACACGGACGAATGGATCGTCATCCTGCACCCCATAAGCCCCAGCCTTGCCCTCCCAGCGCCCGGTGTCGAGGAACGCCTCGCGCTCGGAGTCGCTCAGAACCAGGAACCGGCAGATGCTGACCTCGATCGCGCCTGTCCACTCATGCGTCCCAGCCCGGTAAAGGCACATCCCGGTCAGAACCTCGGTGTCCCGCCCCTCCTGGAGCCGGATCATCCGCCTGGCATCGTCGCGGTCGACCGGCTTGTTGAGGATCTGCCCCTCGACGGAGCAGGCCGTATCCGCGGCCACTACCAACCCCGTTCCACGCCGCAAGGCCACCGACCGCGCCTTCTTCCACGCCAGATCGGCCACATACCAGGCCACGTCC
It encodes:
- a CDS encoding type II secretory pathway, component PulD; this encodes MPPSKYLEAGAQLFNKGQSALAAKYFKAASDYRDQLTPNELVVLDDYLSKMPAPTDSAVVPASTVTTTPSPSSPAATVTAEPRTSTADAKQKADWLLRSSREQIGAGNYDAAEQKLNEARALNVKWGLFGDTPTRVAEALAKARPKTGSPTASGSAKPTDARQAKVAARAKLKEARTLLSKDDYEKAEALALEVGTWNLSYGLVEDSPAKVASAARALRKRDLARNTSAKNLPSLAIYEMLVKESRELVAAGKFDDAETKARKAQLMDVTPALNADRAEAVLHDVEMARARGASPTQELVASRDAVVAKFATPSDPAVRQVQATAEDVAAAPLTLTTPEAPAPLDAPAALAVPDAVAPPATDAPEAAPAAPAGTSPGEVLLEQSTMMLGAGNFAEAKAKAAQAKAAGGVDGPADELIAQIALSEQGGALSLYEAALDAVRKGDTSRARALLNELSNSGVTIDESTTQKVQQLLATLPKDGEPAGKATASDLARDDAHALAAQKLNAEVGTKVAEARRLLETDPEKAIKALEEMREAVKAADIDASVAKTMNRRLEVAIELAKKDKVSFDVKMKDKTFRAEIERKRLRILEADKAKKEQMKGLMDKAQKALADGKYAEAETLARRAVEIDPTDVTATAIAWKARVQRSYTRDEEIKRDKEAGAMVAFQEADAASIMDPEVQMKGFAFAKDFGDLTKRRREFLARTAPKRDQRTLDIESKLGESISLNMANQPLSEAVDFLRKYTGLNIVTDSKALMEEGLTNESPVNLQVNNIRLKSALKLLLGPLGLTYKVTDDVLMITSPQSMTQATYAQPHYVGDLVMPVKGPLSPDQAAAAVGGDGQKVPNFAMPVGGMADNSTTPVVGERPNADMTPLIQLIVASVAPGTWRVYDENGKENSAAYGLGGGFGGAGGLNDTPEPVGSIMPFFLSISLIIRHTAEVHGEIEDLLRQLRKLQDLQVSIEVRFITVSDSFFEEIGVDFDFNIQSDVVGKKSSFAIPNGSGFTAGGGTGGVGGGTGGVGGGTGGTGGIGGNAGTGGGVGGGGTGGGVGGGAAGGVGGVGGGLGTGGGAAGGAGGGTGVQPYILNTQRDHAYGNNAPLVVGRASSGDPGNITPDLAIPFTQGSANLISPFNALTNAGATFGISFLSDLEVFLFLTAAQGDTRSNIVQAPKITTFNGAFASITDSVTRYYVAQVTPVVGAGSVAFLPTPAPLLDGVFLSVTPVVSSDRRYVRLTMSPTFQTFAEFQTFPVPAAVASFGLAGGGGSITGQIQLPVITITQISTTVTVPDGGTVLLGGVKRMREERKEYGVPVLAKTPLINRLFRNIGIGRTTESLMLMVTPRIVILEEEEEKLGIPPTLSN
- a CDS encoding M28 family peptidase — protein: MGQSRVLTWSRLAALSLAVGLLGLLSLSLRPTAVESSSIMFDPESVAMMAPAPIDGKRAYKHLVDICAMGPRIAGTAANTAQRALVAAHFTKLGGAVREQPFTAKDPLSGKDVRMANLIGSWFPERTERVLLGVHYDTRPHPDMDQDPVKRKGPFLGANDGASGVALLMEIAEHLKTMDTPWGVDLVLFDGEELVYDQEGDYFLGSKEFAKKYAEVDRTKAGQPHYVAALVLDMIGDKDLLINQEPYSLEFAPNLVRSVWSVATRLRAKSFKTRVGQAVMDDHLPLNNAGIPAIDIIDFDYPHWHTAKDTPDKCSAESLEEVGRVVTAWLALPKTTRRR
- a CDS encoding KGG domain-containing protein, encoding MAEKSKRGFAAMDPEQQREIAREGGRASHRNGGAHEFDSQEASEAGRRGGEVVSRDRRHMAEIGRKGGEASHHDATPHHESATHRYRKAAKR
- a CDS encoding Maf family protein — encoded protein: MGDIVAVPSFILASASPRRRQLLLEAGYAFEIDPSDIPEPEPPAGTDVAWYVADLAWKKARSVALRRGTGLVVAADTACSVEGQILNKPVDRDDARRMIRLQEGRDTEVLTGMCLYRAGTHEWTGAIEVSICRFLVLSDSEREAFLDTGRWEGKAGAYGVQDDDPFVRVVRGSWSNVVGLPMERLAGLLRSWSGVTPGA
- a CDS encoding small basic protein; this translates as MSIDKSLKKAGGLARSRNVLKRAERMALLQEDDKWTPEKGVYNLPKTKYRRLAPGQSGPLRPA
- a CDS encoding TMEM175 family protein; this translates as MISFYNRIAGRSVERLAALSDSIFSVAMTLLVLDLHVPEIANVHSEHDLWVALTALTPRLIMFAMSFITLGIFWTSQQTQLNQFAQCDRHLAWIHMSYLFGVSIMPFSTKLLSEFHDYRIALVLYWLNILSLGLLLLTSWAYATGAGHLKPGIDPQIRPAIYNRLISSQLLYALGALLCLFDNAFSIGFIILIQLAYAFGPGLRGIRLFSESATEPTPAGRIPTVDEAFSQSPPTQGPRS
- a CDS encoding DUF1570 domain-containing protein, with translation MTTNAMLSRRAALITGFATLASPFSRLARADAPDETAKPSTLDAAGQLDQVREIARKEKLGKLHLVKSTLFQVIGDGDAQFLRNTAIDCEAVAFDFVEHYRAKGFHVTPPKQHLTVVAASGRRSFVAFLGANPGPSVGGIYDRASNRLIVFDFRPEGESAPLRPGYANMLTLAHEATHQLTYNTGILSREADNPYAIVEGMAMYGEVRKFSGSTPPGGINNMRMEDLVRQRRLKGNDWIPLDRMLRNDDVLRGVVGTIDRRLQGYSQSWLLVYHLMSDPQLLPRFRDLLEALKGTDPRANPDRLALCSKYLGPIDRLDADLQELAIRLLKRNPGA